A DNA window from Impatiens glandulifera chromosome 7, dImpGla2.1, whole genome shotgun sequence contains the following coding sequences:
- the LOC124909984 gene encoding palmitoyl-protein thioesterase 1-like, with protein MAKLIIFTLALFLAFTSAYSLPFVVFHGVSHNCKTKSVQRLTNLLSNWSGSEGQCIETGDSWLVPIKQQTEIACEKVKNISELSKGYNIVGLSQGNIISRAVIEFCEGAPQVNNYISLAGPHAGIGAFPYCGSGQTCKILHYMIKLGIYTKYVQENFAPAGYVKDPNAINQYMKGSNFLPRLNNEYKDQKNDVYKQRFASLQNLVLIKFDDDDVLIPNESAWFGFFTDGSRSRKKILPVQETELYKEDWIGLRSLDEAGRVQFINVTGKHIEITDIDAMKYIVPYLVERSAAR; from the exons ATGGCGAAGTTAATCATTTTTACATTGGCACTGTTTTTGGCCTTTACGTCTGCGTATTCTCTCCCTTTCGTCGTTTTCCATG GTGTTTCACATAATTGCAAAACCAAGTCAGTGCAACGTCTTACCAATCTTCTAAGCAATTGGTCGGGTTCCGAAGGACAATGCAT TGAAACTGGAGATTCCTGGCTCGTGCCAATCAAACAACAG ACTGAAATCGCTTGTGAGAAG GTGAAAAATATTAGTGAGCTAAGCAAAGGCTACAACATAGTTGGACTTTCCCAG GGAAATATCATTAGTCGTGCTGTTATTGAGTTTTGTGAAGGAGCTCCTCAA GTGAATAATTACATATCACTGGCTGGTCCACATGCTGGGATAGGTGCGTTTCCTTATTGTGGT TCCGGACAAACCTGCAAAATTCTGCACTATATGATAAAATTAGGAATATATACTAAATATGTGCAG GAAAACTTTGCACCGGCTGGTTATGTAAAAGACCCAAAT GCTATTAATCAATACATGAAAGGATCCAATTTTCTTCCTCGACTGAATAACGAATACAAGGATCAGAAGAATGATGTTTACAAGCAAAGATTCGCCAGCTTGCAGAATCTTGTGCTTATCAAG TTTGATGATGACGACGTTTTGATTCCGAATGAAAGCGCATGGTTCGGGTTTTTCACAGATGGGTCGCGGTCACGGAAAAAGATTTTGCCTGTTCAAGAG ACAGAATTGTACAAGGAAGATTGGATTGGTTTGAGAAGTTTAGACGAAGCAGGTAGAGTTCAATTCATAAATGTCACAGGAAAGCACATCGAGATAACGGATATCGATGCGATGAAATACATTGTGCCTTATTTGGTGGAGAGAAGCGCAGCAAGATAA